The genomic window TAGACTATAACGCAGGTGAAACCCTTGAAGACCTTGTGAATTCTATAAACAACGCTCAGGACAGGGTCAAGGCGAGCATATACTACGATGGGACGAGCTATAAACTCATGCTCTCAGAGAACGATTTGGGCGGCTCTAACGTTGAAACCGACGTTGCGGGCAACGTTTACGTGATAGGTGTGTCTGGTCTGCCTTCAGAGTTAGGGACAGGACTTGACACGATTCAGAGTGCTCAGAATGCTGAGATTGTGATAGGCTCAGGTTCACCTGTAGTCAGCCCTACCAACGAGTTTGAAAATGTTATAAGCGGTTTGACCATAGAGGTTAAGGATATTGGGAGTGCCAACGTTAGCGTGTCAGAAAACTACTCAAAGGTTACCTCCTTCCTGGAGGATTTCGTTAAGCAGTACAACGGACTGGTAAAGCTCGTGGACTCCCTTACGGTCGGTGAACAGGCTCTCTTCAGGGGTGATTACACCATAGCGAGCGTAAAGACGGGTGTGGCGGAAAGACTTGACCCCCTTATAGAGGAAGGTTTGATTGACTACAACGGTGATACGGGAGAGATTTCCCTTAAAACTGACAGGTTAAACGAGCTCCTGAACACTGACCCTGAAAAGGTGAAGGGTCTCATTGAGGACCTGAAAAGCTCCTACAGCTCCTATCTTGAGGGTGAAAAAGACCTCTTCAGCAGTTTTGAGCAGACCTACAACGAACAGATAGAGGATATAGACAGCCGGATACAATCCTTGGCAAACAGGCTCGTCCAAGAAGAGCAGTCTTTGAGAAGGGAATACGCTCAGCTGGAAGCTTTTATAGCTCAAGCGGAAGAGCTCAGACAGCGTTTCCAGCAGTTTATAGTCACCCTCTCTGAGATGACAAAAGGAGGTAATAAGTGATGAATCCTGCGGAGATTTATCTGAAAAATATGGTTGAGAATGCAAACCCAATAAGACTTGTAATAATGTTGTACGACAAGGCTATCTCTTGTATAGAGGACGCTATAGATGCTATAAGGAGCGGTCTTGGGGAGACTGAGAACGTTAAGAGAAAGGCTGAGAACCTGACAAAGACTATGGACATACTGATAGTTCTGAGGGCTTCCCTGGACTCCGAAAGGGGGCAGGAGATAGCTAAAAACCTTGACGAAATTTATGAGATTCTTATTAATGAAATTGTGAGCGCAAACATGAGGAATGATATAAGCACCCTTGAGAAGATAAAGGGGATACTTGAAGAGCTTAGGGAAGCTTGGGAAGAGGCAGAGAAAAAGGTTTACGGAAAGGAGGAGGTCACGGCGAGGGCGAATGAATGAAAGCCTTAAGGAGATACTTCTGAAGTGTGAGATATACCTTGAAGAGGATAACTACGATGCGCTCATAGAATCCCTGGAGAAGGTTGCAAGCTTTGATACTAAAAACTTAACAAAGGAAGAGTACGAAGAGGCTTTAAGGATAATAGAGTTCCTTATAAAGAAGGCGGAAGATAAAAAACTGAGCATAGCTGAGAAGCTCATGAACTTCCAGAGGTTCAAAGGTTACATAAAGTAAGAGAAACTCCGATGTTAAAGCAGGACTACCTCTACGGGTTCACCGTTCTTTATCTCCTTTACATCCTCAGGCACAATCATGTATGCGTTTGACTCAACCAATGAGGTCAGCATGTGGGACTGCTGCTTTGGATGAGGCTCACAGAGGGCTCTCTCTCCTTCAAACCATACCTTTGCCCTTGCAAATTCTCTCCTGCTTGCATCCCTGCGGGAGAAGTCCTTAGTCAAAACAGCCTTGAGCTTTTTCTTGAAGACTTCCTTTGCACCCAGCATCGTTCTTATGGCTGGGTAAACGAGCAGGTCAAAGGCTACCGCACAGGAGACAGGATTTCCGGGAAGACCAAAAAACAGCTTGTTCTCTCCGTAGGTCCCAAAGAGAACCGGCTTGGCGGGTTTTATCCTGAGTTTATGAAACTTAACATCAACCCCAACTTCCCTGACAAGGTACTGGACGTAGTCCTTTTCCCCCATTGAGACACCGCCTGTGGTTATGAATATGTCGTATCTGTGGCAGGTCTTGAGAACCTTCAGTAGTTCCTCTGGTTTATCGGGAGCTATACCAAGTTGATGAGGGACACCTCCTGCGCTCTCTATGAGAGAGTAGACCATGTGATGGTTTGAGCTTCTTATCTGAGAGGCTCTACTTTGAGGCTCGCCGAGCTCCAGGAGTTCGTCCCCCGTTGATAGCACGGCTACCTGTGGTCTCCTGTAAACTTCAATCACGGCTCTGTTAACAAAGGCGAGCATGCCCACCTCATATCCCCTTATCTCCTGTCCCTTGCGGAGTATCACTTCTCCTTCTCTTACGTCCTCCCCTTTGAGCCTTATGTTGGCTCCCTTCTTAAAGGCTCTCTTTATGTAAACCACCCCGTTTTTTGTTTCCGTATACTCTACCGGAACAACGGTGTCAGCCCCTTCAGGGATAGGAGCTCCAGTGAATATCTTTACTGCCATCCCCTCACCGACTTTAAGGTTCTCTCCTGTGCCTGCAGCGAACTCTCCCACAAGTTTCAGCTGTGCAGGTTTCTCTTCAGAGGCTTCCTTTATATCCTCATACCTCACGGCGAAGCCGTCCATGGCTGAATTATTAAATAGGGGTTTGTCAGTGTCTGAGGTTATATCTCTGGCTAAAAAGCGTCCAAGGGCGTCGTATATGAACACCTTCTCCGTGTCCAGCGGTTTCACATTCTCAAGAACTGTTCTTAAGGCGTCCTCAAGGGGTGTGAGTTCAGCCATGACTACCTCCTGCGGTAAGTATATCCTGATAGGCACCCTTTATGAACTCTATAGCCTCCTCTCGGGTTCTTACTTTACCTTCAATTTGAGCTTCCTCAAGCCTCTTCTTGAGCTCACCCACCATCTTCCCCTGAGATATGTTCAGTATAGCCATTATTTCCCGTCCGTTCAGCAGAGGCTCTATCCTTATTTCCTTTAGCTCGTTTCTTTTAAAGCTTTCAAGCTCACTTATAGTTTCAAGGAGGGCTTTGATGTCCTCCTGGCTATCTCCGCTGGCAAAGGCGTCTGCAATGGAAAGCAGGAAAAGGTGTGGAGCTATGTCGCCACACTCCTTCCAGAAGTTTGCCATACCCCTTCTTTTTAGCTCTCCTTTCAGGAAGGACTCCCTCAGGTAAAAGGGTCTCAGGTGATACCTCACAAGCTTCCCTATGAACCTGGTAGCTTGCTCACCCCATTTTAGTTTCCCACCTATTTTTTTGACTATCTCCTCGCCTACCTTGTCGTGGTTGTAAAAGGTTACCTTTCCCTCCTTTATTTCAAAGGTGTCAGGTTTGCCTATGTCGTGTAAGAGAGCACCCCACTTGAGTAGCTCAACGTCTGTGAACTCCCCCAGAAACCTTCGGCATCCGAAATCTCCCAGAAGCTCAACGCTCAGGTACTTTGTCCTCTCCTCTGTAACCCTCTCAACCTCCTCAAGAATCCTTAAAGTATGCTCATCAAGGGGATATAGGTGATGCTCTCCCTGGTCCTTTACCCTCTTTAACTTGGAAAACTCTGGTATAACGATTTCAAGGAGTCCCACCTCGTACAGCCTCCTTATAACCTTTGAGCCCTTTGGATGCTTCACAATTTTGAAGAGTTCGTGGGTTATTCTCTCTGCAGGAGCCTTGAGGATAAGACTCTTGTTCTTGTCAACGAATGTATAAAAGTCTTCTGTTAGCTCAAGCTCTTTCTCTATGGAAAGCCTGAAACCTCTCAGTATCCTCACTGGGTCTCTCTTCAGGTTCTCCTCGGAGATGGGTCTCAGCAGTCCGTTCTCTAAGTCCTTTATACCCTCTGTTGGGTCAAAGACTATGGTCTGTTTTGCTCCTATACTGAGTACGTCATCAAGGTTGACCGCTATGGCGTTTGCTGTGAAGTCTCTTTCCCTCAAATCTTCTTCCAGGGCTTTCTCCAGGTCTTTACCCTTCACCTGTGAAAAGTCAAACCTGTACCTATAAGGAGGCAGGTGTATGACCACGGAGGCAACTACGGGTCTCTTTATAAGTATTCCCTTCTTCTCAAATACGAAGAAGTGCCCTCCAGTCCTGTTTGCAAACTCTTGAGCAACCCTAACAGGGTCACAGGTAACCAGAAAGTCAACGTCTATATTTTCTCCCACAGGTTCTCCTAATATCCTGTCCCTTACCCATCCTCCCACAATAAAGCAGTAATCCTCTCTCGGTAAGACTTTCGCTACGTCGTCAAAGTAGGATAGGTAAAAGTTCAATCCGTGAAGGGTGTGTTTACCTTTTGCAACCAACTCAATATCCATGGTCTTTTATTTTAAGGCTTTATATGTAAATTTCTATGCTGCTAACATGGTTATATGATTGCTGTTCTCTTGCTACTGTTTTCCCTTGCCTTTTCTGGAGTGAAGGTGCTGTCCTCCGAATTTAACGAAGCTGCCTTCGGAATAAAGGTTGCAGGTGATGGTCTGTGTTTCGTAGGCAGGAGGAGCTCGGAGGAGAACGGATACGACGCCCTCCTTGGCTTCTGCAGGGACAGGTGCAGGACCTATCTCCTGAGCTCCAAATCCGACGATTACAGTTATACCGTTGAAACTCATGGGAGGTTGTGCCTCGGAGGGATCACTTCTCTCGCCCGCGGGAACATGGACCTGGTTTTAGTCCTCTTCGGAGAGGAGGGGATAGAGGAGGTTCTATCCTTTGGTGGTGAGGGAAACGATATGCTCTGGTTTATAAAACAGGTTAGTGATGGATATGTGCTTGTCGGTGGTGTGCAGGGCTCTGACTGGGACATACTTGTGGTTAAGCTGGACAAAGATTTAAACCTACTCTGGGCAAAAAGGTTGGGTACAGGATATGAGGAGTACGCCTACGGCGTGGCTGAGTATGGACGTAAGTACTACGTGGTGGGAAGGAGCAATTACAGAGGTAACTGGGACGCTTTCATACTTGAGATTTCCTCAGAGGGTAAGCTCCTGTCTTCAAAGCTTTTTGGTGGCGGAGGGAAGGACTACCTCAGGTATATAGGGCTTTTCAGAGGTAAACCTTTGGCAGTTGGAAGGTCTGAGACGACCCCAGACAGCGATGTACTGATACTGCTTCCTGAGAGTGGCATTTACAAGCTGTACGATGGGGGTGAGTTTGATTACGGCCGAGTTTTCTCCGCGGATAGGGACACAGTAATACTCATGGGCGATACTTATGAGGGGGGAACTTCGGACGGGCTGCTGATCTTCCTTGATGGAGAACTCAATCTCAGAGAAGCCTTCGCCGTTGGTGGAGACGATGTTGACTCGGTACGTTACCTTGACGGCCACGTTTTTGCAGGCTACACCTACTCTCTAAGCCTTGATAACGATGTTCTTTTGGGAGATGTCCGTCATCTGTGTAAGAGTTTTGTGGGGGAGAAAAAATTCAGAGAGAGGGAGGCAAATCTTCGCTTCTTTCCGTACCCGATTGAGGAGAGGATTTACGATATACGTCCCCTAGACCTTAGTTTTGGGATAAGGAGTCTGAAGCTACAGGAGAACAGCCCGTGTCAGGAATAGACCAGCTCCTTAATCTTTAAGACGAGCTCTTTTATCTCTTTTCTTATCGCTCCCTCTCTTGGCTTATCAATTAGGTACTCGTACATGTAGCTCCTGTCAACATCATCGTCAAACTCTTCCCAGTCAACGGAACTGAGAATCTCCTTGCCCAGGGCATTAAGCTCTCTGGGTGCTTCTCTCCCGGATATCTCGCACCATATCAGGGTCCAGCAGCGGGCAAGGGCGATGGGATGATATCCACCCCCTCCGAGGTATACACCCTCTCCAAAAGCCTCCCTTACAAGCCTGAAGGCTTCAAGGAACCCTACGTTTGAAAGCTCAAACTTTGACAGAGGGTCTTCAAGGAGAGGATCGGTGCCCAGCTGCAACAGGTAAACCTCTGGGGTAAACAAGTCCTTTACATAGGTGAGGATCTTTTCCAGCACAAAGAGATACTCGGTATCATTGACTCCCTTTGGGAGTGGGACGTTCAGGTTATACCCCTTCCCTTTTCCTTCACCTCTTTCCTCAAGGGAACCCTTTACAAAGGGAAAAGAATACTCTGGGGATTGGTGCAGAGACAGTACGAAAACTTCATTGTTGTTATAGTAGGCTTCTTGAACGCCATCACAGTGGTGGGCATCAAGGTCTATGTAAAGGACGTTTTTAATGCCCTTTTTCCTCAGGAATTCAATGGTTATAACTGGGTCGTTTATGAAGCAAAAACCGTGAGCCTTACTCTTTAAAGCATGGTGCATTCCTCCGGCGGGGTTGAAGGCTGAAAAGCCTTTCAGGAATAGTTCTGCAGCCTGAATGGAAGAACCGGTTGCTAAGGAGGAACCTCTGAACATGGCTGGGGAAACTGGGTTTTCATAGTTTCCTATGTTAAACTTCTCTCTCGCGCCTTCTGGGACACACTGGCACCTGTCCGCCTCAATAAGTGTTTCTATGTACTCCCTGTCGTGGAACAGTAGAAGCTCCTCTATGGTTGCCTCTCTGCTTTCAACCATACATTCTTCTTCCAGAAGGTTCAAAGCCTTAAGGAACTCTATGAGTAGGGATACACGGGGAATTCGGAGGGGATGGTTATTCGTGTATCGCAGGTTTTTATACCTGAGACTCCCTACAAGCTTAGCTTTTTTCATACTGTTGTTTCCTTGAGACTCTTTACAAGCTTGTGTATCTGGCGGAAGTTTATATCCCCTGCAAGCACATAGGTTTTTCCTTCGTAAGTGAAGCTCTCGGATACTGTTATACAGAAGTCGTCGGTAGCCTTTGATAGGTAAACGTCGGATATGAAAGTGCCCCCAGCGATGGCCTCTTTAAAGTAAGGTTTCTCAGACCGATCCGTTCCCTTCTTACCCTGTGCTACAAAGTAATCAACCTTTGGGTTTACTATGTTGTTGGTAATTTGGAGTCCCTTGTCGCTCATAATGTAAAAGAGTTCAAAGTATGGATACTTTTCAAACATATCGTAGAGAACATGCTCCCACGTATCCTTAGGGGTTATCCTGACACGCTCAACAACCTCTTTGAAGTCTTCAAGGATCCTCTTCTTTATATTGGTTATCAATTTCTGTTTTGTGGGGTCGTGAAGTATAAGTGTTGGTTGCAAGCCGTATATTATGAACACAGAACCCTCAATCTTTGCAGTTCTGTTTCTGAGCTCTTCCTGTAGATTGTATAGTTTTTCCTCGGAATCAACAACTGACATGTCAAGACAGAAGCCGTAAATGTGGACATGCTGGAACTCTCCAAAGAGGAGGGTATACTCTTTGTGGAACTCCTTAAACAGCTCTTTTATGCTTTCCTTTTGGGGTAGGTTGCTGGAAAGTATCCAGAACTCGCCTTTCTCAAGAATACCCGTTATCTCACCTTCAAATAACTCCTTTATGTCCTCAAGGAACATCTTCTTCACGCTCTCTAACTTTTGGGTATCAAAAACTTCCTTGAACTTATCAAGGTTTTTCAACCCGAAGATGCATAGGTACTCTTTCCTGCCTATGCTTGAATGAACCCTCTGCATTATAGGAAGTATGTATTCCTTGTGATGGGTTATATAGTGAAGAAGGGTGTCGTAAGTGAGAACGCCCAGGTATGTTCCCCTCTTGTCTACCACTATCACCGGTTCTCTGTCTATAGGAAGCATATCAAACAAATCGGTTAGGTTTTCCTTCCTTAGTGAAGTGTTTCTGAGCTTTGTACATATGATGGCTATATCTCCGGCGGTAAGCCTCTCGTTTGAATACCTATCAACCGCATCCCTGTAAACGAGTCCTATTGGCGTATTCTCTTTCAGAACGGTAAGGTACTTGTATATCTTTAGCTCTTCAAATATACCCTTTAGCTCCTTTAAACCTATGTCATAAGGGACCGTAGGTATACTGATGCTGATATCAAGGAGACTTATCTCCTCAGCCTTCATAACTTTAAATTTTCTATCCTCTTAGCCGCTTCAACAAGTCTTTCTGTCGGAACAGTAAGTGATATCCTGAAGAATCCTTCTCCTGCCTCTCCAAAGCCGTTACCGGGTGTACAAACTATACCAGCTTCATCTATCAATCTTCCTACAAACTCAGCGGAGGTGTACCCTTTGGGGACTTTAGTCCATACGTAGAAGGTAACGTCAGACTCTAAGGGTTCAAGACCGAGACTTTTAAGGGCTGCAGTCATCACTTCTCTTCTTTCCCTGTACACAGCCCTTAACTTGTCAAGTTCGTCTTCGGGTAAACTCAAGGCTGTAATGCCAGCCTCCTGAACTGCGTTGAACTGACCAGAATCCACGTTCGTCTTCACTTTACCCAGAGCCTTTACAAGCTCTTCGTTTCCAACGGCCATACCTATCCTCCACCCTGTCATGTTGTAGGTTTTGGAAAGTGAGTGGAACTCTATAGCGACTTCCTTTGCCCCTTCTATCTGGAGTATGGATATTGGTCTTCTGTCTCCCATGTATATCTCTGAATAAGCGTTATCAGAGGCAACTATTATGTTGTGCTTTTTAGCCCACCTAACAAGGTCTCTGTAGAAGTCTTCCGTTGCATCTGCTGAGGTAGGGTTGTTGGGATAATTAACCCAGATTATCTTTGCCTTATCTACTATCTCTTGGGGTATTGAGCCTATGTCTGGCAGGAAATCATTTTCCTCTTTAAGGGGCATGGTATAGGGTTTTCCTCCGGCAAATATGGTTCCTATCTTGTAAACGGGATAGGCTGGGTCTGGACATAGGACTACATCCCCTTCCTGGACGAAGGCAAGGGGAAAGTGTGCTATCCCCTCCTTTGAACCTATGAGTGCTGTCACTTCCCTGTTAGGGTCAAGATTTATGTCAAATCTTCTCTTGTACCACTGAGCAACAGCTTCTCTGTAAGCTTTCATGCCAACGTAGGAAGGGTATCTATGATTTTCAGGTTTCTTAGCAGCTCTGCAGAGGGCTTCCACTATGGGCTCTGGTGTGGGGAGATCTGGGTCTCCCACTCCGAGGTCTATCACGTCAACACCCTGGGCGAGTTTTTCCTGCTTCCTTCTGTCAAGCTCTGCGAACAGGTATGGGGGCAGAACCTTCAATCTCTGGGCGAGCTCAAAAGCCATTCGGACACCTCCTTAAGAAATGAGTAGGCATATAATTATATAGGCAGATGGTAATTAAAGAGGTAGATGATAAGACCCCCATAATAAACGAGCTAAAAAAATTACTTAAAAACCCAAAGATATATCCTAAGAAGAAAGACCAGATAAAGTTTGAGCTTTACAAACTGCAACAAGGTTGGAAGAATGAAAAAGAGGCTGCTTACTATATAAATACTTATTACAAAGATTCGGAAAAGGTTGCTGTGCTCCATGATATCAGGTTAG from Hydrogenivirga caldilitoris includes these protein-coding regions:
- the fliD gene encoding flagellar filament capping protein FliD yields the protein MAGELFLSGLTGTNFDGGAIVDQIMQLKSLPLQRLQQEKALVQAKLSSLGNLSKGIGDFLSLFEGLDVDSLFKAKQATSSNPDVLIASATDEAPNLSFSVNVNKLAQAEVRVTNGGFADLTGTFASSGTLTITYETGSGTETFDIDYNAGETLEDLVNSINNAQDRVKASIYYDGTSYKLMLSENDLGGSNVETDVAGNVYVIGVSGLPSELGTGLDTIQSAQNAEIVIGSGSPVVSPTNEFENVISGLTIEVKDIGSANVSVSENYSKVTSFLEDFVKQYNGLVKLVDSLTVGEQALFRGDYTIASVKTGVAERLDPLIEEGLIDYNGDTGEISLKTDRLNELLNTDPEKVKGLIEDLKSSYSSYLEGEKDLFSSFEQTYNEQIEDIDSRIQSLANRLVQEEQSLRREYAQLEAFIAQAEELRQRFQQFIVTLSEMTKGGNK
- the fliS gene encoding flagellar export chaperone FliS translates to MNPAEIYLKNMVENANPIRLVIMLYDKAISCIEDAIDAIRSGLGETENVKRKAENLTKTMDILIVLRASLDSERGQEIAKNLDEIYEILINEIVSANMRNDISTLEKIKGILEELREAWEEAEKKVYGKEEVTARANE
- the glp gene encoding molybdopterin molybdotransferase MoeA, encoding MAELTPLEDALRTVLENVKPLDTEKVFIYDALGRFLARDITSDTDKPLFNNSAMDGFAVRYEDIKEASEEKPAQLKLVGEFAAGTGENLKVGEGMAVKIFTGAPIPEGADTVVPVEYTETKNGVVYIKRAFKKGANIRLKGEDVREGEVILRKGQEIRGYEVGMLAFVNRAVIEVYRRPQVAVLSTGDELLELGEPQSRASQIRSSNHHMVYSLIESAGGVPHQLGIAPDKPEELLKVLKTCHRYDIFITTGGVSMGEKDYVQYLVREVGVDVKFHKLRIKPAKPVLFGTYGENKLFFGLPGNPVSCAVAFDLLVYPAIRTMLGAKEVFKKKLKAVLTKDFSRRDASRREFARAKVWFEGERALCEPHPKQQSHMLTSLVESNAYMIVPEDVKEIKNGEPVEVVLL
- a CDS encoding HDIG domain-containing metalloprotein → MDIELVAKGKHTLHGLNFYLSYFDDVAKVLPREDYCFIVGGWVRDRILGEPVGENIDVDFLVTCDPVRVAQEFANRTGGHFFVFEKKGILIKRPVVASVVIHLPPYRYRFDFSQVKGKDLEKALEEDLRERDFTANAIAVNLDDVLSIGAKQTIVFDPTEGIKDLENGLLRPISEENLKRDPVRILRGFRLSIEKELELTEDFYTFVDKNKSLILKAPAERITHELFKIVKHPKGSKVIRRLYEVGLLEIVIPEFSKLKRVKDQGEHHLYPLDEHTLRILEEVERVTEERTKYLSVELLGDFGCRRFLGEFTDVELLKWGALLHDIGKPDTFEIKEGKVTFYNHDKVGEEIVKKIGGKLKWGEQATRFIGKLVRYHLRPFYLRESFLKGELKRRGMANFWKECGDIAPHLFLLSIADAFASGDSQEDIKALLETISELESFKRNELKEIRIEPLLNGREIMAILNISQGKMVGELKKRLEEAQIEGKVRTREEAIEFIKGAYQDILTAGGSHG
- a CDS encoding acetoin utilization protein AcuC, which translates into the protein MKKAKLVGSLRYKNLRYTNNHPLRIPRVSLLIEFLKALNLLEEECMVESREATIEELLLFHDREYIETLIEADRCQCVPEGAREKFNIGNYENPVSPAMFRGSSLATGSSIQAAELFLKGFSAFNPAGGMHHALKSKAHGFCFINDPVITIEFLRKKGIKNVLYIDLDAHHCDGVQEAYYNNNEVFVLSLHQSPEYSFPFVKGSLEERGEGKGKGYNLNVPLPKGVNDTEYLFVLEKILTYVKDLFTPEVYLLQLGTDPLLEDPLSKFELSNVGFLEAFRLVREAFGEGVYLGGGGYHPIALARCWTLIWCEISGREAPRELNALGKEILSSVDWEEFDDDVDRSYMYEYLIDKPREGAIRKEIKELVLKIKELVYS
- a CDS encoding cache domain-containing protein yields the protein MKAEEISLLDISISIPTVPYDIGLKELKGIFEELKIYKYLTVLKENTPIGLVYRDAVDRYSNERLTAGDIAIICTKLRNTSLRKENLTDLFDMLPIDREPVIVVDKRGTYLGVLTYDTLLHYITHHKEYILPIMQRVHSSIGRKEYLCIFGLKNLDKFKEVFDTQKLESVKKMFLEDIKELFEGEITGILEKGEFWILSSNLPQKESIKELFKEFHKEYTLLFGEFQHVHIYGFCLDMSVVDSEEKLYNLQEELRNRTAKIEGSVFIIYGLQPTLILHDPTKQKLITNIKKRILEDFKEVVERVRITPKDTWEHVLYDMFEKYPYFELFYIMSDKGLQITNNIVNPKVDYFVAQGKKGTDRSEKPYFKEAIAGGTFISDVYLSKATDDFCITVSESFTYEGKTYVLAGDINFRQIHKLVKSLKETTV
- a CDS encoding LL-diaminopimelate aminotransferase, whose protein sequence is MAFELAQRLKVLPPYLFAELDRRKQEKLAQGVDVIDLGVGDPDLPTPEPIVEALCRAAKKPENHRYPSYVGMKAYREAVAQWYKRRFDINLDPNREVTALIGSKEGIAHFPLAFVQEGDVVLCPDPAYPVYKIGTIFAGGKPYTMPLKEENDFLPDIGSIPQEIVDKAKIIWVNYPNNPTSADATEDFYRDLVRWAKKHNIIVASDNAYSEIYMGDRRPISILQIEGAKEVAIEFHSLSKTYNMTGWRIGMAVGNEELVKALGKVKTNVDSGQFNAVQEAGITALSLPEDELDKLRAVYRERREVMTAALKSLGLEPLESDVTFYVWTKVPKGYTSAEFVGRLIDEAGIVCTPGNGFGEAGEGFFRISLTVPTERLVEAAKRIENLKL